The following are encoded in a window of Sinorhizobium sojae CCBAU 05684 genomic DNA:
- a CDS encoding microcin C ABC transporter permease YejB, whose protein sequence is MGAYILRRLLLMIPTIVGIMAISFAVVQFAPGGPVEQVIADLTSAAGSDRLSGTGGDLLQGGGGDEGGSYRGAQGLDPDFIAKLEKQFGFDKPPLERFATMMWDYIRFDFGESFFRNTSVIDLIIEKMPVSISLGVWILIFSYLISIPLGIKKAVSDGSTFDVWTSGVIVIGYAVPSFLFAILLIVLFAGGSFFDWFPLRGLVSDNFHELAWWQKILDYFWHMTLPLITLLLSAFATTTLLTKNSFIDEIKKQYVTTARAKGLTERRVLYGHVFRNAMLIIIAGFPGAFISAFFTGSLLIEYIFSLDGLGRLGYDAVVKRDYPIVFATLYIFSLMGLFVGLVSDLIYTWVDPRIDFERRDV, encoded by the coding sequence ATGGGTGCCTACATCCTGCGCCGCCTGCTCCTGATGATCCCAACCATCGTCGGGATCATGGCCATCTCCTTCGCCGTCGTGCAATTCGCCCCCGGCGGTCCCGTGGAGCAGGTCATCGCCGACCTTACCAGTGCCGCGGGGTCCGACAGGCTGTCCGGCACCGGCGGCGATCTCCTTCAGGGCGGCGGTGGCGACGAGGGCGGAAGCTATCGCGGTGCGCAGGGACTCGATCCGGACTTCATTGCCAAGCTCGAAAAGCAGTTCGGTTTCGACAAACCGCCGCTCGAGCGCTTCGCCACGATGATGTGGGACTATATCCGCTTCGATTTCGGCGAGAGCTTCTTCCGCAACACCTCCGTCATCGACCTCATCATCGAAAAAATGCCGGTGTCGATCTCGCTCGGCGTGTGGATCCTGATCTTCTCCTATCTCATTTCGATCCCGCTCGGCATCAAGAAGGCGGTCTCCGACGGCTCGACCTTCGATGTCTGGACCTCCGGTGTCATCGTCATCGGCTATGCGGTGCCGAGCTTCCTCTTTGCCATCCTGCTGATCGTGCTGTTCGCCGGCGGCTCCTTTTTTGACTGGTTTCCCCTGCGCGGCCTCGTCTCCGACAATTTCCATGAGCTTGCCTGGTGGCAGAAGATCCTCGATTACTTCTGGCACATGACGCTGCCGCTGATCACGCTGCTGCTTTCGGCCTTTGCCACGACGACCTTGCTCACCAAGAATTCCTTCATCGACGAGATCAAGAAGCAATATGTGACGACGGCGCGCGCCAAGGGCCTCACCGAGCGGCGGGTGCTCTACGGCCATGTCTTCCGCAATGCGATGCTGATCATTATCGCCGGCTTCCCAGGCGCTTTCATCTCCGCCTTCTTCACCGGTTCGCTGCTGATCGAATACATCTTCTCGCTCGATGGTCTCGGCCGCCTCGGCTATGACGCGGTCGTCAAGCGCGATTATCCGATCGTCTTTGCGACGCTCTACATCTTCTCGCTGATGGGCCTTTTCGTCGGCCTTGTCTCCGACCTGATCTATACCTGGGTCGACCCCCGCATAGACTTTGAGCGGAGAGACGTCTGA
- a CDS encoding ABC transporter permease, whose product MSAVTTYAQVPEKGWLTPIGRRRWQNFKANRRGYWSLWIFLVLFGLSLCAEFIANDRPIVASYKGELLFPVFVNYPEEKFGGFLAETDFRSEFIRDEIEANGWMIWPPIRYSYQTVNSYIPHSAPTPPFWLMDEEERCAAYPQGADDPGCTLGNMNWLGTDDQARDVMARMIYGFRISVLFGLALTIASAVIGVSAGAVQGYFGGWTDLLFQRFIEIWSSMPVLYILLIIAAILPPGFFILLGIMLLFSWVGFVGVVRAEFLRARNFEYVNAARALGVGNGTIMYRHLLPNAMVATLTFLPFILSGSITTLTSLDFLGFGMPPGSPSLGEMIAQGKSNLQAPWLGLTAFFALSVMLSLLIFVGEATRDAFDPRKTFR is encoded by the coding sequence ATGAGTGCCGTCACGACCTATGCGCAAGTGCCGGAAAAAGGCTGGCTGACTCCGATCGGCCGGCGGCGCTGGCAGAATTTCAAGGCGAATCGGCGCGGCTACTGGTCGCTCTGGATCTTCCTCGTCCTGTTCGGCCTCAGCCTCTGTGCCGAATTCATCGCCAATGACCGGCCGATCGTCGCCTCCTACAAGGGCGAACTCCTATTCCCGGTCTTCGTCAACTATCCGGAGGAGAAGTTCGGCGGATTCCTCGCCGAAACCGACTTCCGCTCCGAATTCATCCGCGACGAGATCGAGGCGAATGGCTGGATGATCTGGCCGCCGATCCGCTATTCCTACCAGACGGTCAACTCCTATATCCCTCATTCGGCGCCGACACCGCCCTTCTGGCTGATGGATGAGGAGGAGCGCTGCGCCGCCTATCCGCAGGGCGCCGACGACCCCGGCTGCACGCTCGGCAACATGAATTGGCTCGGTACCGACGACCAGGCGCGCGACGTGATGGCGCGCATGATCTACGGCTTCCGCATCTCCGTCCTCTTCGGGCTGGCGCTGACGATCGCCTCCGCCGTGATCGGGGTTTCGGCGGGCGCCGTGCAGGGCTATTTCGGCGGCTGGACCGACCTTCTCTTCCAGCGCTTCATTGAAATCTGGTCGTCGATGCCTGTGCTTTATATCCTGCTCATCATCGCCGCCATCCTGCCGCCCGGCTTCTTCATCCTGCTCGGCATCATGCTGCTCTTCTCCTGGGTCGGCTTCGTCGGCGTCGTGCGCGCGGAGTTCCTGCGGGCGCGCAACTTCGAATATGTCAATGCGGCGCGCGCGCTCGGCGTCGGCAACGGTACGATCATGTATCGGCACCTCCTGCCGAATGCGATGGTCGCGACGCTGACCTTCCTGCCCTTCATCCTTTCCGGTTCGATCACGACGCTCACGTCGCTGGACTTCCTGGGCTTCGGCATGCCGCCGGGTTCCCCCTCGCTCGGTGAGATGATCGCCCAGGGAAAATCGAACCTGCAGGCGCCGTGGCTGGGATTGACCGCCTTCTTCGCCTTGTCGGTGATGCTGTCGCTGCTGATCTTCGTCGGCGAAGCGACGCGCGACGCCTTCGACCCGAGAAAGACGTTCCGGTGA
- a CDS encoding ABC transporter ATP-binding protein gives MTDALLSIRDLSVAFHQGGETSIAVDHISFDIRRGETVGLVGESGSGKSVSANSILKLLPYPAASHPNGEVLFNGKDLLKASDAELRHVRGNDITMIFQEPMSSLNPLHTIEQQIGEILELHQGLKGSAGRARTLELLSQVGIREAEKRLGAYPHQLSGGQRQRVMIAMALANRPELLIADEPTTALDVTVQAQILELLKSLKDEHGMSMLFITHDLGIVRKIADRVCVMTKGKIVEAGPTAEIFANPQHEYTRHLLASEPKGEPPPLDASKPIVIEAKDVKVWFPIKAGFLRRVVDHVKAVDGIDLTLRAGQTLGVVGESGSGKTTLGLALTRLISSKGRIAFVGQDIDAHSFGEMRPLRNRMQVVFQDPYGSLSPRMSIADIVGEGLRIHEKALTDGERDARVAAALEEVGLDPATRWRYPHEFSGGQRQRIAIARAMVLKPQFVMLDEPTSALDMSVQAQVVDLLRDLQRKHNLAYLFISHDLKVVRALANEVIVMRMGRVVEQGPADRIFEAPSEDYTKALMAAAFNLEAVNISAIRQ, from the coding sequence ATGACAGATGCCCTCCTCTCGATCCGCGATCTCTCCGTCGCCTTCCACCAGGGCGGCGAAACCTCGATTGCCGTCGACCATATTTCCTTCGACATACGCCGCGGCGAGACGGTGGGACTCGTCGGCGAATCGGGCTCAGGCAAGTCGGTTTCGGCGAACTCGATCCTGAAGCTGCTGCCCTATCCCGCGGCGAGCCACCCGAACGGCGAGGTCCTCTTCAACGGCAAGGACCTCCTGAAGGCAAGCGATGCGGAGTTGCGCCACGTTCGCGGCAACGACATCACCATGATCTTCCAGGAACCGATGAGCTCGCTTAATCCGCTGCACACGATCGAGCAGCAGATCGGCGAAATCCTCGAACTTCACCAGGGCCTGAAAGGCTCGGCCGGCCGCGCGCGGACGCTCGAGCTCCTCAGTCAGGTCGGCATCCGCGAAGCGGAAAAACGCCTCGGCGCCTATCCGCATCAGCTTTCCGGCGGACAGCGTCAGCGCGTGATGATCGCCATGGCGCTTGCCAACCGCCCGGAACTCCTGATCGCCGACGAGCCGACGACGGCCCTCGACGTCACCGTTCAGGCACAGATCCTGGAGCTTCTGAAGTCGCTCAAGGACGAGCACGGCATGTCCATGCTGTTCATCACCCACGACCTCGGCATCGTGCGCAAGATCGCCGACCGGGTCTGCGTCATGACCAAGGGCAAGATCGTCGAGGCCGGTCCGACGGCGGAAATCTTCGCCAATCCGCAGCATGAATATACAAGGCACCTGCTCGCCTCCGAGCCGAAGGGAGAGCCGCCGCCATTGGATGCGTCGAAGCCGATCGTCATCGAGGCGAAGGACGTGAAGGTCTGGTTTCCGATCAAGGCTGGGTTTCTCCGCCGCGTCGTCGATCATGTGAAGGCCGTCGACGGCATCGACCTGACGCTCCGCGCTGGGCAGACGCTCGGGGTCGTGGGCGAATCCGGCTCGGGCAAGACGACACTCGGCCTGGCGCTGACGCGGCTGATTTCGTCGAAGGGCCGGATCGCTTTCGTCGGCCAGGACATCGATGCCCACAGCTTCGGCGAGATGCGGCCGCTGCGCAACCGCATGCAGGTGGTCTTCCAGGACCCCTACGGTTCGCTGAGCCCGCGCATGTCCATCGCCGACATCGTCGGCGAAGGGTTGAGGATCCACGAAAAGGCGCTCACCGATGGGGAGCGCGATGCGCGCGTCGCCGCCGCCCTGGAAGAGGTGGGGCTCGATCCCGCCACCCGCTGGCGCTACCCGCATGAGTTCTCCGGCGGACAGCGCCAGCGCATCGCGATCGCGCGCGCCATGGTGCTGAAGCCGCAATTCGTCATGCTAGACGAGCCCACCTCGGCGCTCGACATGAGCGTTCAGGCGCAGGTCGTCGATCTGCTGCGCGATCTGCAGCGCAAGCACAATCTCGCCTATCTCTTCATCAGCCATGACTTGAAGGTCGTGCGGGCACTTGCCAACGAAGTGATCGTCATGCGTATGGGCCGGGTCGTGGAGCAGGGGCCGGCCGACCGCATCTTCGAGGCTCCGAGCGAGGATTATACCAAGGCGCTGATGGCCGCCGCCTTCAATCTGGAAGCCGTCAATATTTCCGCCATCCGCCAGTAG
- a CDS encoding 2-hydroxyacid dehydrogenase, whose product MPVRSPVIVDLKFIPEEVDDALQGAFPGREVINLADPVHEGRDLSGVDYAVVWKSAPDLFSRAPDLKVVFSGGAGVDHVLTLPGLPDVPLVRFVDRTLTTRMSEWVVMQCLMHLRQHRAYEALARRREWRELSQPEAADVTVGIMGMGVLGQDAARKLVVMGFKVIGWSRTMRVVEGIETYDAAGLDGFLGRSDVLVGLLPLTPETKGIFNRSLFARLSRKGPFGAPVFINAGRGGSQVEADILECLDDGTLAAASLDVFEREPLSPESRFWGMPNVYVTPHVAAASDVKALFAHVEEQIARFESGLPLQHVVDKVAGY is encoded by the coding sequence ATGCCTGTCAGAAGCCCCGTCATCGTCGACCTGAAATTCATTCCCGAAGAGGTCGATGACGCCCTCCAGGGCGCCTTTCCCGGCCGCGAGGTGATCAATCTTGCCGATCCCGTCCATGAAGGGCGGGATCTCTCCGGCGTCGATTATGCGGTGGTCTGGAAATCCGCGCCCGATCTCTTCTCCCGCGCGCCGGATTTGAAGGTCGTCTTTTCCGGCGGTGCCGGCGTCGACCACGTGCTGACGCTTCCGGGCCTGCCAGACGTGCCGCTGGTGCGCTTTGTCGACCGCACGCTGACGACCCGCATGAGCGAATGGGTGGTGATGCAATGCCTCATGCACCTGCGCCAGCATCGCGCCTATGAGGCGCTGGCAAGAAGGCGCGAATGGCGGGAGCTGAGCCAGCCGGAGGCAGCAGACGTGACCGTCGGCATCATGGGCATGGGCGTGCTCGGCCAGGATGCGGCCCGCAAGCTTGTCGTCATGGGCTTCAAGGTGATCGGCTGGTCGCGCACGATGCGCGTGGTCGAAGGCATAGAGACCTATGACGCTGCCGGCCTCGACGGCTTTCTCGGCCGCAGTGATGTTCTCGTCGGCCTCCTGCCGCTAACGCCGGAAACGAAGGGCATTTTCAACCGCAGCCTCTTTGCGAGGCTCAGCCGCAAGGGGCCCTTCGGCGCACCCGTCTTCATCAATGCCGGCCGCGGCGGCAGCCAGGTGGAGGCCGATATCCTTGAGTGCCTCGACGACGGCACCCTGGCGGCAGCCTCACTCGACGTCTTCGAACGGGAACCGCTGTCCCCGGAAAGCCGGTTCTGGGGCATGCCCAATGTCTATGTGACGCCGCATGTCGCGGCCGCTTCCGATGTCAAGGCGCTCTTCGCCCATGTCGAAGAACAGATCGCCCGCTTCGAAAGCGGCCTGCCGCTGCAGCATGTGGTCGACAAGGTAGCCGGCTACTGA